Proteins from one Enoplosus armatus isolate fEnoArm2 chromosome 4, fEnoArm2.hap1, whole genome shotgun sequence genomic window:
- the ch25hl3 gene encoding cholesterol 25-hydroxylase — MDVVSTERGGAQAPVLQGLWEYVRAGQEEILLSPYLPASYAFLTHVLLCAPFLALDALGAVSQRVRSWRIAPGSVPPPSLRQWADCFWRVLHRYLSTVLPATALFQTLRSPALPELAPSCWQLFVEVFACVLLFDALFFIWHFSVHRVPWLFCNIHQLHHRHRVPFALAAQDASSAELLSLLLLALSSAWAVGCHPLSEALFHLVNSWLAVEDHCGYDLPWALHRLLPCLGGASHHQAHHSVYSGNYAPYFTHWDHLFGTYRASALYSRKE; from the exons ATGGACGTCGTGTCCACGGAGCGTGGAGGGGCACAGGCGCCTGTCCTCCAGGGGCTGTGGGAGTATGTGAGAGCAGGGCAGGAGGAGATCCTGCTCTCCCCTTACCTGCCCGCGTCTTACGCCTTCCTGACGCACGTCCTGCTCTGCGCGCCTTTCCTCGCGCTGGACGCGCTGGGGGCCGTCAGTCAGCGGGTCCGGTCGTGGAGGATCGCCCCGGGCTCGGTTCCGCCGCCGTCTCTCCGGCAGTGGGCGGACTGTTTTTGGAGGGTCCTGCACAGATACCTGAGCACCGTCCTCCCCGCCACCGCGCTGTTCCAGACCCTGAGGAGCCCCGCGCTGCCGGAGCTGGCTCCGTCCTGCTGGCAGCTCTTCGTGGAAGTCTTCGCATGCGTTCTGCTTTTTGACGCGCTCTTCTTCATATGGCACTTCTCCGTGCACAG AGTTCCCTGGCTCTTCTGCAACATCCACCAGCTGCACCACCGGCACCGCGTACCCTTCGCTCTGGCAGCTCAGGACGCCAGCTCGGCcgagctgctgtctctgctgctgctggctctgaGCAGCGCCTGGGCGGTGGGCTGTCACCCTCTGAGCGAAGCCCTCTTCCACCTCGTCAACAGCTGGCTGGCGGTGGAGGACCACTGTGGCTACGACCTGCCCTGGGCTCTGCACAGACTGCTGCCCTGTCTGGGTGGAGCCTCCCACCACCAAGCCCACCATAGTGTCTACAGCGGCAACTACGCCCCCTACTTCACCCACTGGGACCACCTCTTTGGCACATACCGTGCATCGGCGCTGTACTCGCGTAAAGAGTGA
- the bmp10 gene encoding bone morphogenetic protein 10, with product MASIWDSQPGTICSSKTLLLVFSILLLQGPLCGQSSPISNTHQRHRSAPGLGDGHGGVVDPSLLEQDNNMNMQSLLESLKEQFLRTFNLSGLSPPPLPPGSTREEPPEYMMELYNRFANDRNAMPTANIIRSFKNEDSSPSVVGVGGVRRHPLLFNVSVPHHERITAAELRLYTLVQNDRHLYAGVDRKVTIYELESHDGDDNTTDESTVRGDGFRGGGERIDLVELASRQVYGTDNGWEAFDLTAALQRWRKSDRGATHRLEVHIASMANEDNVQGVTEDNKDRSPPEGDMKIDTNPEEKHKPLLIVFSDDQSSDHRDDKRELNEMIDHETSNMVLQNDLGTGLNGLWGEPGRDREEGDDDAEPDEEDLIQMRSNLIYDTASRIRRNAKGNHCKKQSLYVEFKDIGWDSWILAPTGYDAFECTGLCSFPLTKHVTPTKHAIVQTLVNINSPQKAARACCVPTKLDPISLLYLDDTGVVTYKYKFEGMVVAECGCR from the exons atggCGAGCATTTGGGACTCTCAACCAGgaaccatctgcagctccaAGACTTTGCTCTTGGTGTTTTCCATCCTGCTGCTCCAGGGGCCTCTCTGTGGACAGAGCAGTCCGATCTCCAACACCCATCAGAGGCATCGCTCTGCTCCGGGGCTGGGTGACGGGCACGGAGGGGTGGTGGATCCgtcactgctggagcaggacaacaacatgaacatgcaGAGCCTGCTGGAGAGCCTGAAGGAACAGTTTCTGCGGACTTTCAACCTGTCTGGCTTGAGtcctcctcccctgcctcctGGAAGCACACGAGAAGAGCCGCCTGAGTACATGATGGAGCTCTACAACCGTTTCGCTAATGACCGCAACGCCATGCCCACCGCCAACATCATCCGCAGTTTCAAAAACGAAG ATTCATCTCCCAGTGTTGTGGGTGTTGGAGGAGTAAGGCGCCATCCACTCCTCTTCAATGTGTCAGTCCCCCATCATGAACGCATCACAGCAGCCGAGCTTCGCCTCTACACCCTTGTCCAGAATGACCGCCACCTTTACGCCGGTGTCGACCGCAAGGTCACCATCTACGAACTGGAATCGCATGACGGAGATGACAACACGACTGATGAGAGCACAGTGAGAGGTGATGGAttcagagggggaggagagcgGATAGATCTGGTGGAGTTGGCCTCACGCCAGGTCTACGGCACTGATAACGGCTGGGAGGCCTTTGACCTCACTGCTGCTCTTCAACGCTGGCGAAAATCTGACCGTGGCGCCACACACCGGCTGGAAGTGCACATTGCCAGCATGGCTAATGAAGATAATGTTCAAGGTGTGACGGAGGACAACAAAGACAGGAGTCCACCTGAAGGGGACATGAAGATCGACACTAACccggaggaaaaacacaaacctctgctgattgttttctctgATGACCAAAGTAGTGATCACCGTGATGACAAGCGCGAGCTGAATGAGATGATTGACCACGAAACCTCTAACATGGTTCTCCAGAACGACTTGGGGACGGGCCTCAATGGGCTATGGGGGGAGCCAGGGagggacagggaggagggagatgatgaCGCTGAGCCAGATGAAGAGGACCTCATCCAAATGCGCTCCAATCTCATCTACGACACAGCATCCCGCATTCGCCGCAATGCCAAGGGAAACCACTGCAAGAAACAATCTCTGTACGTAGAGTTCAAAGACATTGGATGGGATAGTTGGATCCTGGCACCCACTGGTTACGATGCCTTTGAGTGCACTGGCCTTTGTTCCTTCCCATTGACGAAGCACGTCACACCCACCAAGCATGCCATTGTCCAGACATTGGTCAACATCAACAGTCCTCAGAAGGCGGCACGAGCTTGTTGCGTGCCCACCAAGCTGGACCCCATCTCCCTGCTGTATCTGGATGACACAGGCGTGGTCACCTACAAGTACAAGTTTGAGGGCATGGTGGTGGCGGAGTGTGGCTGCAGATAG